From a single Eisenibacter elegans DSM 3317 genomic region:
- the murD gene encoding UDP-N-acetylmuramoyl-L-alanine--D-glutamate ligase → MTSSTNQNTSHILVLGGGESGFGAALLAHHRKFQVLLSDKGRLQSKYREPLAEAGILFEEGTHTLAEQWLRQAQEGQIQLEIIKSPGIPDKVPLIQQALAIGIPIISEIEFGARYTQAIIVAITGSNGKTTTATLIHHLMQQAGLSVGLGGNIGESFAKQVIDDPYPYWVLEVSSFQLDNCFQFRPKVAVLLNITPDHLDRYDYVFERYIDSKFRICQAQQADDYFIYSFESKPIVDTIRQRGDLEPYALPFMIDKPEAASPTNRAFVADGQIIANVTLHAEQSKFSFPVNELTIKGKHNLSNAMAAILACQALDVKPEKIVKGLKTFRTIEHRLEEVATIRGVKFYNDSKATNVDAVYYALEAFARQKGKIIWIAGGTDKGNDYAPLLPLVRGAVSTLVCLGLDNEKLVETFSPHIPHVHQTTHISEAVSMAYAAAQPGDIVLLSPACASFDLFKNYEDRGRQFKQAVKALYKRQGETDI, encoded by the coding sequence ATGACCTCATCAACTAATCAAAACACCAGCCATATCCTTGTATTGGGGGGCGGCGAGAGCGGCTTTGGGGCTGCGTTGCTGGCTCACCACCGTAAGTTTCAGGTGCTCCTATCAGACAAGGGGCGCTTGCAGTCAAAATATCGGGAGCCGCTTGCAGAGGCCGGGATTTTGTTTGAAGAGGGTACACACACCCTAGCCGAACAATGGCTGCGCCAAGCCCAAGAGGGGCAGATACAGCTCGAAATCATCAAAAGCCCGGGTATTCCTGACAAAGTGCCGCTCATACAGCAGGCCTTGGCCATAGGTATCCCCATTATTTCGGAGATAGAGTTTGGGGCACGTTATACTCAAGCCATCATCGTAGCCATAACGGGAAGCAATGGCAAAACCACGACCGCCACCCTCATTCACCACCTGATGCAGCAAGCTGGGCTGTCAGTAGGGTTAGGGGGTAATATCGGGGAAAGCTTTGCCAAGCAGGTCATTGACGACCCTTACCCTTATTGGGTGCTCGAAGTAAGCAGTTTCCAGCTCGACAACTGCTTCCAGTTTCGACCCAAGGTAGCCGTGTTGCTCAACATCACCCCCGACCACCTCGATCGCTACGACTATGTGTTTGAGCGCTATATCGATTCTAAGTTCCGCATCTGCCAAGCCCAACAGGCCGACGACTATTTTATCTACTCCTTTGAAAGCAAACCTATTGTAGATACCATACGGCAACGTGGCGACCTCGAACCCTATGCCTTGCCTTTTATGATTGATAAGCCAGAGGCCGCCAGCCCTACAAATCGTGCCTTTGTGGCCGATGGGCAGATTATAGCCAATGTAACCCTCCACGCCGAGCAATCGAAATTTAGCTTCCCCGTCAATGAATTAACGATCAAGGGTAAACACAATTTGAGCAATGCGATGGCGGCCATCTTGGCCTGCCAAGCCTTAGATGTGAAACCCGAAAAAATTGTAAAGGGTCTCAAAACTTTTCGTACCATCGAGCACCGCCTCGAAGAAGTGGCTACTATCCGTGGGGTCAAATTTTATAATGACTCCAAAGCTACCAATGTTGATGCCGTATATTATGCCTTGGAAGCTTTCGCCCGACAAAAAGGCAAAATTATCTGGATAGCGGGCGGCACTGACAAAGGCAATGATTATGCGCCGTTGCTGCCCCTAGTGCGCGGGGCAGTCAGTACCTTGGTGTGTCTTGGGCTAGATAATGAGAAACTGGTAGAAACCTTTAGCCCACACATTCCCCACGTACACCAAACCACCCACATCAGCGAGGCCGTCAGTATGGCCTATGCCGCCGCCCAACCCGGCGATATCGTGTTGTTGTCTCCGGCTTGTGCCAGCTTCGACTTGTTTAAAAATTATGAAGACCGAGGTCGCCAGTTTAAGCAGGCCGTTAAGGCGCTCTACAAGCGCCAAGGGGAAACAGACATCTGA
- a CDS encoding sensor histidine kinase, translating into MDIKTIQAQLRELFPTFTEVPDTQLAWLAAKSELNTLAEGDYLFRKGEAATHMYCLLQGSLNLFLSQGGKQRIVGNYKVGKITGVLPYSRVKETLGDLKAAEATLVLQLHRDHLPEMIQHHHELTQSLVHLMTSRVREFAQQQTMNEKLMALGKLSAGLAHELNNPAAAIVRSAQALQKHLHAQPESFKQTIAIRLEPNVIDQVNNLLFAKISPTALRPRLSLLEKNALEDDLADWLSQHQVVDAFELAENLVNFGFTLADLEQIWACTGSAYFAPVIRWIQNNLITEKMVAEIHEASQRIAALIQSVKRYSYMDRDADVQEVNVVEGLRNTLVMLGHKLKAAQITVVERFDPQANTVRGFPGELNQIWTNLIDNAIDAMADSPQKTLEIQTRREGEVVKVIVKDSGKGIPVEIQNQVFEPFFTTKGIGQGTGLGLDIVQKVVQQHDATIQLHSQPGNTSFEVCFPPQASTQDDTDTKH; encoded by the coding sequence ATGGATATCAAAACAATACAAGCACAACTACGGGAGCTCTTCCCTACTTTTACCGAAGTCCCTGATACACAATTGGCTTGGCTGGCAGCCAAATCGGAGTTAAACACATTGGCCGAAGGTGATTATCTCTTCCGCAAAGGAGAAGCAGCCACACATATGTACTGCCTACTACAGGGTAGTCTCAACCTTTTCCTGTCCCAAGGAGGCAAACAACGCATTGTCGGTAATTACAAAGTTGGTAAAATCACAGGGGTACTCCCCTACTCTCGTGTCAAAGAAACGCTTGGCGACCTCAAAGCCGCCGAGGCGACCCTTGTCTTGCAACTACACCGCGACCACCTCCCCGAAATGATCCAACACCACCACGAGCTCACCCAGAGCCTCGTGCATCTGATGACCTCCCGCGTGCGTGAGTTTGCCCAACAACAAACGATGAACGAAAAACTGATGGCTTTGGGTAAGCTCTCGGCGGGGCTTGCACACGAACTCAACAACCCCGCTGCAGCCATTGTGCGTAGCGCGCAAGCGCTCCAAAAGCACCTCCACGCCCAGCCCGAAAGTTTCAAACAAACCATCGCCATCCGCCTAGAGCCAAACGTCATCGACCAAGTCAACAATCTCCTTTTTGCTAAAATCAGCCCCACTGCGCTACGCCCTCGGCTGAGCCTGCTTGAGAAAAACGCCCTAGAAGACGATCTAGCCGACTGGCTCAGCCAACACCAAGTAGTTGATGCCTTCGAGCTGGCCGAAAACTTAGTGAACTTTGGGTTTACATTAGCTGACTTGGAGCAAATTTGGGCCTGTACCGGAAGCGCCTACTTTGCCCCTGTTATCCGTTGGATTCAGAACAACCTCATCACCGAAAAAATGGTGGCCGAAATCCACGAAGCCTCACAGCGGATTGCTGCCCTGATACAATCTGTCAAACGCTATTCGTATATGGACAGAGATGCTGACGTACAGGAGGTCAACGTAGTGGAAGGCTTGCGCAATACCTTGGTGATGCTGGGGCATAAGCTCAAAGCCGCACAAATTACGGTTGTGGAACGGTTTGATCCTCAAGCCAACACTGTGCGAGGGTTCCCTGGAGAGCTCAACCAAATTTGGACCAACCTCATCGACAATGCCATTGATGCGATGGCAGACAGCCCCCAAAAAACGCTCGAAATCCAGACTAGACGAGAGGGGGAGGTTGTCAAAGTGATTGTAAAGGACTCGGGCAAGGGTATTCCTGTCGAAATCCAAAACCAAGTGTTTGAACCCTTCTTCACGACCAAAGGTATCGGCCAAGGTACTGGACTTGGGCTTGATATTGTCCAGAAGGTAGTCCAACAACACGATGCCACCATCCAGCTTCACTCCCAGCCAGGCAACACCAGCTTCGAGGTTTGTTTTCCACCACAGGCGAGTACACAAGATGATACAGACACTAAACACTAG
- a CDS encoding response regulator, with product MKQPIIFSVDDDPQVLQAINRDLRSQYRQKYRIMATDSAQEALEALQALKNKGEQVALLLSDQRMPQMQGIDFLEQAKRLYPEAKRVLLTAYSDTDAAIKAINDVQLDYYLLKPWDPPEEKLYPVLQDLLDDWEAQYIPELSGVKVVGYQFSPQSHKLKDFLHANLFPYHWLDYETQPDAQALIQSNGIAPQELPVIFFEDGTFLRNPALPQVAQQIGLKPDASAAVYDVAIIGAGPAGLAAAVYGASEGLQTLLIDRRAPGGQAGTSSRIENYLGFPTGLSGADLARRAITQATRFGAEFLSPRQVVSIQRHENLKQITFDDGQQLYTKSIVIATGVDYRQLDTPGIAQFTGAGIYYGAATTEAASCKNSEVYVVGGGNSAGQAAMYLSKFAQRVHILIRREDLSSTMSSYLIDQINNTENIQVLPFTEITKAEGKEQLETLILYNHQTNTNQQVVAKALFIFIGAKPYTDWLGEEVLKDTKGFVYTGRDLLLHAGFKKLWKHPRDPYLLETSTPGIFAAGDVRSGAMNRVASAVGEGSMAISFVHKYLTEI from the coding sequence ATGAAGCAGCCCATCATTTTTTCTGTCGACGATGACCCACAGGTACTTCAGGCCATCAACCGCGATTTGCGCAGCCAGTACCGCCAAAAATACCGCATTATGGCCACCGATTCGGCACAAGAGGCGCTTGAAGCACTGCAAGCCCTCAAGAACAAAGGCGAGCAGGTGGCGCTCTTACTCTCTGACCAGCGGATGCCACAGATGCAAGGCATCGATTTTTTGGAACAGGCCAAGCGCCTCTACCCCGAAGCCAAGCGTGTGCTCCTAACGGCCTACTCCGATACCGATGCGGCTATCAAGGCCATCAATGATGTGCAGCTTGACTACTATTTGCTCAAACCTTGGGATCCACCCGAAGAAAAACTCTACCCCGTTTTACAAGACTTGCTCGACGATTGGGAGGCGCAATACATCCCCGAACTCAGCGGTGTGAAGGTAGTAGGCTACCAGTTTTCGCCCCAATCGCATAAGCTCAAAGACTTCTTACACGCCAACCTTTTCCCCTACCACTGGCTGGACTATGAAACCCAGCCCGATGCCCAGGCGCTCATTCAAAGCAATGGGATTGCGCCTCAGGAGCTGCCTGTCATATTTTTTGAAGATGGTACATTCTTGCGCAACCCGGCGCTGCCTCAGGTAGCACAACAAATTGGTCTCAAACCCGATGCATCGGCGGCTGTATACGATGTGGCCATCATCGGGGCGGGGCCTGCGGGTTTGGCTGCTGCTGTGTATGGCGCATCGGAGGGCTTACAAACCCTGCTCATCGACCGTCGTGCGCCTGGAGGGCAGGCAGGCACAAGCTCCCGCATCGAAAACTACCTCGGCTTCCCCACCGGTCTGAGCGGCGCCGACCTTGCCCGCCGCGCCATCACCCAAGCCACCCGCTTCGGCGCAGAGTTTTTGTCGCCCAGGCAAGTGGTCAGCATCCAGCGCCACGAAAACCTCAAACAAATTACCTTCGACGACGGCCAGCAGCTCTACACCAAGAGCATCGTCATCGCTACGGGGGTAGACTACCGCCAGCTCGATACCCCGGGCATTGCGCAGTTTACGGGAGCAGGCATCTACTATGGCGCAGCCACCACAGAGGCTGCCAGCTGCAAAAACAGTGAGGTATATGTGGTAGGAGGTGGCAACTCTGCCGGACAGGCAGCGATGTATCTGTCTAAGTTTGCCCAAAGGGTTCACATCCTCATCCGGCGCGAAGACCTGAGCAGCACGATGTCTTCGTACTTGATAGACCAAATCAACAACACCGAAAATATCCAAGTACTCCCCTTTACCGAGATTACAAAGGCCGAAGGAAAAGAACAACTCGAAACCCTGATACTCTATAACCACCAAACCAACACCAACCAACAAGTAGTGGCCAAGGCACTTTTTATCTTCATCGGTGCCAAACCTTATACCGACTGGCTGGGAGAGGAGGTGCTCAAAGATACCAAGGGGTTTGTCTACACTGGGCGCGACCTGCTACTGCACGCGGGCTTCAAAAAACTTTGGAAACACCCCCGCGACCCCTACCTGCTCGAAACCAGTACTCCGGGTATTTTTGCCGCCGGTGATGTTCGCTCAGGGGCGATGAACCGTGTGGCTTCTGCTGTAGGTGAAGGCTCTATGGCCATCAGCTTTGTACACAAGTACCTGACGGAAATATAA
- a CDS encoding thioredoxin family protein: MHIVRSVLTLIILASLLFQYRYLLIPEALAGDEGIHFFEGSIKEAVSEAKKDNKLVFIDVYATWCGPCIRMKKTSFRSVAVGQLYNQHFINIAIDGETPEGAKVIKQYGVQAYPTLLFIDAEGKLVGKSVGFQGEQSLLSIGQQALVQTR; encoded by the coding sequence ATGCACATTGTACGTAGTGTCTTGACGCTGATTATTCTAGCTTCGCTCTTATTTCAATATCGCTATCTGCTCATTCCTGAGGCTTTGGCAGGCGATGAAGGTATCCATTTTTTTGAAGGAAGCATCAAAGAAGCAGTTTCCGAAGCAAAAAAAGACAACAAATTGGTCTTCATCGATGTGTATGCTACTTGGTGCGGCCCTTGTATACGGATGAAAAAAACCAGCTTCCGCAGTGTTGCTGTTGGACAGCTGTACAACCAACATTTTATCAATATTGCCATTGATGGAGAAACTCCCGAAGGAGCTAAAGTTATTAAACAATATGGTGTGCAAGCCTATCCTACCTTACTTTTTATTGATGCAGAGGGTAAATTAGTTGGTAAATCGGTAGGGTTCCAAGGGGAACAATCCTTGCTTTCTATTGGGCAACAAGCATTGGTACAAACACGTTAG
- a CDS encoding DUF6695 family protein, whose translation MRPQVINRSSTGYALVLAWPKTYCKQAGSWYDGLMRLVGFNQAYYYQVGHSAIVLIKTSTGSCHYFDFGRYHSPLGYGRVRDAETDPELSIEHLVQAALPDRQDLLPVLEVLQQNSACHGSGVLMAACVPINFEAAYFVAKTYQQDSPLRYGPFIAGGTNCSRFVRKVLLAGTLSSKLWWQLQLPHHRYPTPLGLVKAAGGQNIHTIGGGFPVIKPVLPHSALHNILNPPLRPDNVPPSAQWLAGEGAGSWYDLSETQIKGEYRLQRFDASGILESQTYHVGSYHFDSSKPYQIGYLSHAQRVLVLQNHQRYYLFNISQRTTPIHTADMYLDGTYTGNPSYPQ comes from the coding sequence GTGAGACCACAAGTAATCAACCGATCCTCCACAGGGTATGCGCTTGTGTTGGCTTGGCCTAAAACCTATTGCAAACAAGCCGGCAGCTGGTACGATGGGTTAATGCGCCTTGTGGGTTTCAATCAGGCGTATTATTATCAGGTAGGGCATTCGGCCATTGTATTGATAAAAACTAGCACTGGCAGCTGCCACTATTTTGATTTTGGCAGATACCATTCGCCTTTGGGTTATGGGCGGGTGCGCGATGCAGAGACCGATCCCGAGCTATCCATCGAGCATTTGGTACAAGCAGCCTTGCCTGATCGACAAGACCTGCTCCCTGTGTTAGAAGTCCTACAACAAAACTCCGCCTGCCACGGATCGGGTGTACTGATGGCGGCCTGTGTGCCTATTAATTTTGAAGCAGCCTATTTTGTAGCCAAAACATACCAGCAAGATAGTCCTCTACGCTACGGGCCTTTTATTGCCGGGGGCACCAATTGTTCAAGGTTTGTTCGTAAGGTATTGTTAGCCGGAACCCTGTCGTCGAAATTATGGTGGCAATTACAACTACCACACCATCGGTATCCAACCCCTTTGGGCTTGGTGAAGGCCGCCGGAGGGCAAAATATCCATACAATCGGTGGCGGCTTCCCCGTAATAAAGCCGGTATTGCCTCACTCAGCGCTCCACAACATCCTAAACCCTCCTCTTAGGCCTGATAATGTACCTCCGTCAGCCCAATGGCTTGCGGGCGAAGGCGCAGGTTCTTGGTATGATTTGTCTGAGACACAAATTAAAGGTGAATATCGTTTACAGCGTTTTGATGCCTCAGGTATTTTGGAAAGCCAGACCTACCATGTTGGCTCATACCACTTCGACAGCAGCAAGCCCTACCAGATAGGCTACCTCTCTCACGCACAGCGGGTTTTGGTATTGCAAAACCACCAACGCTACTATCTTTTCAACATCAGCCAAAGGACTACACCTATACATACTGCCGACATGTACCTTGACGGAACTTACACAGGCAACCCCTCGTACCCACAATAA
- a CDS encoding helix-turn-helix domain-containing protein encodes MIYRGSSGEYLEITNIDASNSTLLEEIPSSSLTIVWFERGENVLEVDAVRHIFEAQQVVCLTEFHRIKVKHIEKARMIRFNRAFYCIIHHDSEVGCKGVLFFGASTLPKFKILEASRDTFETVYKVFCLEMESRDELQLEMLQMVLKRWLILCTRAYKEQTSTEVLEPAQHDLIRAFNFLVEQHFRTKHTVAAYADLLHKSPKTLANVFAKISDKTPLQFIQERKMLEARRLLRYTDKSVKEIAYEIGFEDIQTFSRFFRNKEGCAPTVYREGTQGKNETDWGNLA; translated from the coding sequence ATGATTTATCGCGGTTCTTCAGGAGAATATCTTGAAATTACAAACATTGATGCCAGCAATAGTACATTACTAGAAGAAATCCCAAGCAGCAGCTTAACCATTGTCTGGTTTGAAAGAGGTGAGAATGTACTAGAGGTAGATGCCGTTCGGCATATCTTTGAAGCACAACAGGTAGTCTGCCTAACAGAATTTCATAGAATAAAAGTAAAACACATAGAAAAAGCACGAATGATTCGCTTCAACCGCGCTTTCTATTGTATTATCCATCACGATAGCGAAGTTGGATGCAAAGGAGTCCTGTTTTTTGGGGCATCCACCTTGCCAAAATTCAAGATTTTGGAGGCTTCCCGCGATACTTTCGAAACAGTATACAAAGTATTTTGCTTGGAAATGGAGTCCAGAGACGAGCTACAGCTCGAAATGCTGCAAATGGTTCTCAAGCGGTGGCTGATTCTTTGTACGAGAGCTTATAAAGAACAAACCTCTACCGAAGTACTCGAACCAGCCCAACACGACTTGATTCGAGCGTTTAATTTTTTAGTCGAGCAGCATTTTCGTACCAAACATACCGTAGCGGCTTATGCCGATTTATTGCATAAATCTCCCAAAACGCTAGCAAATGTATTTGCCAAAATTTCAGATAAAACACCCTTGCAGTTTATTCAAGAACGGAAAATGCTCGAAGCCCGGCGACTGTTACGTTATACAGACAAGAGTGTCAAAGAAATAGCCTATGAAATTGGGTTTGAAGATATTCAGACCTTTAGCCGTTTTTTTAGGAATAAAGAGGGCTGTGCACCCACGGTGTATCGAGAAGGTACTCAAGGAAAAAATGAGACTGATTGGGGTAATTTAGCCTAA
- a CDS encoding carboxymuconolactone decarboxylase family protein, producing MLQFTVPTKADVSANNQAIFDNLNKGLGFVPNLYATLAYSNTALEAYLQFQSAPTSFSKKEKEAINLVVSQVNGCQYCQAAHTALGKMNGFNDEQILELRKGIASWDSKTDALVRLAKEVTEKKGNLSGDALQSFFDAGYTKAHLIDLVLLIADKIVMNYVHNITQVPIDFPEAPVL from the coding sequence ATGCTACAGTTCACCGTACCTACCAAGGCCGACGTATCGGCCAACAACCAAGCCATTTTTGACAATCTCAATAAGGGTTTGGGCTTTGTGCCTAATTTATATGCAACGCTCGCCTACTCCAACACAGCACTAGAAGCTTATCTACAGTTTCAGAGTGCGCCTACAAGTTTTTCCAAAAAAGAAAAAGAGGCCATCAACCTTGTGGTAAGTCAAGTCAACGGCTGTCAATATTGCCAAGCGGCACACACGGCTTTGGGCAAAATGAATGGCTTCAATGATGAGCAAATTCTAGAGCTACGCAAAGGTATCGCCTCTTGGGATAGCAAAACAGACGCACTCGTACGATTGGCCAAAGAGGTTACAGAGAAAAAAGGCAACCTAAGTGGTGATGCTTTACAAAGCTTTTTTGACGCTGGATATACCAAGGCACATTTGATAGATTTGGTGCTGTTGATAGCAGATAAGATTGTGATGAACTATGTTCACAATATCACCCAAGTACCTATTGATTTTCCAGAAGCCCCTGTGTTATAA
- the murG gene encoding undecaprenyldiphospho-muramoylpentapeptide beta-N-acetylglucosaminyltransferase — translation MRKFVISGGGTGGHIFPAIAIANQIKAVVPDADILFVGAEGKMEMEKVPAAGYPIEGLWISGIQRRLTLDNLSFPFKLLHSLNKARAILKRFRPDAVVGVGGYASGPLLYAATQMGIPALIQEQNSYAGLTNKWLSKRVQAICVAYPGMELYFPADKIHLTGNPVRQDIVALTDQREEALRFFGLSADKPVLLVIGGSQGARSINEAIAAGLPQLLDAGVQVVWQTGKNSFVESEASQNWQAQTGIHRTVFIQEMAKAYTTADVVVSRAGALSVSELCIARKPPIFVPLPTAAEDHQTKNAQALVQANAALLVPNARAATDLLPQTLALLQDKARQAELSQNIAQLARPQAAEAIVETLLGLGR, via the coding sequence ATGCGCAAATTTGTAATCAGTGGTGGCGGTACAGGCGGCCATATTTTTCCGGCCATCGCCATTGCCAACCAAATCAAGGCCGTCGTACCCGATGCAGACATTCTCTTTGTGGGTGCTGAGGGGAAAATGGAGATGGAAAAAGTCCCCGCCGCAGGCTATCCCATCGAAGGCCTATGGATTAGCGGCATCCAGCGCCGCCTGACGCTCGACAACCTTAGCTTTCCTTTCAAACTACTCCACAGCCTCAATAAAGCACGGGCAATTCTGAAACGCTTCCGTCCGGATGCAGTAGTAGGGGTGGGGGGCTATGCCAGCGGCCCACTGCTGTATGCGGCTACGCAAATGGGTATCCCGGCATTGATCCAAGAACAAAACTCGTATGCCGGCCTGACCAACAAGTGGCTTTCCAAACGTGTGCAGGCGATTTGTGTGGCCTATCCGGGAATGGAGCTCTATTTTCCGGCAGATAAAATCCATCTGACGGGCAACCCCGTCCGCCAAGACATTGTGGCGCTCACCGACCAACGGGAGGAGGCGCTGCGCTTTTTCGGCCTCAGCGCCGACAAGCCCGTGCTGCTCGTGATTGGCGGAAGCCAAGGAGCACGCAGCATCAACGAAGCCATTGCCGCAGGACTGCCCCAGCTGCTCGACGCGGGGGTGCAGGTGGTATGGCAAACAGGCAAAAATAGCTTTGTAGAAAGTGAAGCCTCCCAAAATTGGCAAGCCCAAACCGGCATCCACCGGACGGTCTTCATCCAAGAAATGGCCAAGGCCTATACCACCGCCGACGTGGTTGTATCAAGAGCCGGAGCGCTATCGGTATCAGAACTGTGTATAGCCCGCAAGCCACCTATTTTTGTACCCCTGCCCACCGCTGCCGAAGACCACCAGACCAAAAATGCGCAAGCGCTTGTGCAGGCCAACGCTGCCCTGCTCGTGCCCAATGCCCGCGCTGCCACCGACCTGCTGCCCCAAACCCTTGCCCTACTCCAAGACAAAGCCCGCCAAGCCGAGCTAAGCCAAAACATCGCCCAATTGGCCCGCCCGCAAGCCGCAGAGGCCATCGTGGAGACTTTGTTGGGCTTGGGGAGGTAG
- a CDS encoding FtsW/RodA/SpoVE family cell cycle protein, with translation MRVINQSLQGDRYVWLVVVALSLMSILVVYSATGTLAYKKMQGNTEYYLLKHGALVALSLLVMWVAHQIDYRYYAKLSRLALLASVPLLLISWRFGVNINEASRWITIPLINQSFQPSDLAKLALISHVAAMLARSQRNMQDFQQSIQPVLIWIGVICMLIGLSNISNALLLFFICVVLMFIGRVPIQYLLMLGLIGGIAVMMALMMGQRMETALSRVQKFTDTEEVHFQAQQSYIAIATGGFLGKGPGNSDQRNFLPHPYSDFIYAIIIEEYGFVGGVMVLFLYLTLLYRGVMIAANSRRVFGSLLAVGLTFSLVFQALLNMCVSVGLVPITGVPMPMLSMGGTSLLFTGLAIGILLSISRGELDPEIDQLARSSSANTEE, from the coding sequence ATGCGGGTCATCAACCAAAGCTTACAAGGCGACCGCTATGTGTGGTTGGTCGTGGTGGCGCTCTCGCTAATGAGTATCTTGGTAGTATACAGCGCTACGGGTACCTTGGCCTACAAAAAAATGCAGGGCAATACCGAGTATTACCTCCTCAAACACGGTGCATTGGTAGCCCTGAGCCTCTTGGTGATGTGGGTTGCACATCAGATCGATTATCGCTACTATGCCAAGCTCTCGCGCCTTGCGCTCTTGGCTTCTGTCCCTCTGTTGCTGATTTCGTGGCGCTTTGGGGTCAATATCAACGAGGCCAGCCGTTGGATTACCATCCCCTTGATTAACCAGTCATTTCAGCCTTCAGACTTGGCCAAGTTGGCGCTCATCTCCCACGTCGCGGCTATGTTGGCCCGCAGCCAACGCAATATGCAAGACTTCCAGCAATCTATCCAGCCCGTCCTGATTTGGATTGGGGTCATCTGTATGCTGATTGGTCTGAGCAATATCTCCAATGCCTTGTTGTTGTTCTTTATCTGTGTGGTCTTGATGTTCATTGGCCGCGTACCGATTCAATACCTCCTGATGTTGGGCTTGATTGGAGGCATTGCCGTGATGATGGCGCTGATGATGGGGCAAAGGATGGAAACCGCGCTGAGCCGTGTACAGAAATTCACCGACACAGAAGAGGTACACTTTCAGGCACAACAATCCTACATCGCCATCGCCACGGGTGGTTTTTTGGGCAAAGGCCCCGGCAACAGTGACCAGCGTAACTTCTTGCCACACCCTTACTCAGATTTTATTTATGCCATCATTATCGAAGAATACGGCTTTGTGGGCGGGGTGATGGTCTTGTTTTTATACCTGACCTTGCTTTACCGAGGCGTGATGATTGCCGCCAACAGCCGACGGGTGTTTGGCAGCCTGTTGGCCGTAGGGCTCACCTTCAGCTTGGTCTTCCAGGCCTTGCTCAATATGTGCGTGTCGGTGGGCTTAGTACCCATCACGGGTGTACCGATGCCGATGCTCAGTATGGGGGGCACTTCGTTGCTATTTACCGGCCTAGCTATCGGCATCTTGCTGAGTATCAGTAGAGGAGAGCTAGACCCCGAGATAGACCAACTCGCCCGCAGCAGTAGTGCCAATACGGAGGAGTAA
- a CDS encoding copper-binding protein encodes MRNFIASLLLLVLFACQSGGSHESHEHTHDSAAPAEAETTAPQAYATRGEIVEISKSTDSQLIVIISHEAIPDFMRAMQMTFKVEKTALEGLDEGDKCSFEMRRLAAGGYEAIKLVKLPDSTKLVLAE; translated from the coding sequence ATGCGTAATTTTATTGCTTCCCTCCTACTACTCGTGCTTTTTGCCTGCCAATCGGGCGGGTCTCACGAATCACACGAGCACACCCACGACAGCGCCGCCCCTGCCGAAGCAGAGACTACCGCCCCTCAAGCCTACGCTACACGGGGAGAGATTGTCGAAATATCAAAAAGCACTGACAGCCAGCTTATTGTAATAATAAGCCACGAGGCCATCCCTGATTTTATGCGGGCGATGCAGATGACCTTCAAAGTCGAAAAAACAGCCCTAGAAGGCCTCGATGAAGGCGATAAATGTAGCTTTGAAATGCGCCGCCTCGCTGCCGGCGGGTATGAGGCCATCAAGTTGGTCAAGCTCCCCGACAGCACCAAGCTCGTGTTGGCAGAATAA